One window of the Octopus sinensis linkage group LG9, ASM634580v1, whole genome shotgun sequence genome contains the following:
- the LOC115215375 gene encoding uncharacterized protein LOC115215375 isoform X3, which produces MVCRFRTLKAVLFTVMSVGTLAFLLIIQNHHSMINISSRLDPIPITTKAPQPPPQKYLIYYCDKLTRCLGWGDRQRGIMSAYVMAMATNRTFGIIMTKPCLLTKFFVPNQVNWNVNMSDIQHRSAQYFDLNSNDMFTKTLNTVNLEALFHADVIYLVTNRWYINPLLKNSRYRRKLKDLDRMSWRKSFAKVMDQMFRHSNYMNDKIESTLKRFIPNNTTKLVCSQIRLGTNPTIPLDFRVRNKYSSVSVVWKFLQRYSNSTYKIFVSTDSQTVRMSAKKLFAKQIVDVEGAIVHVDSYEPGQDEFACGGFEKALLDQHILSLCDILVISRGGFGFNAIYVRKKNSSVYIFHDGKVKPLDCNKSQLCY; this is translated from the coding sequence GCTGTTCTCTTCACTGTGATGAGTGTTGGCACCTTAGCCTTTTTGCTGATCATCCAGAACCATCATAGTATGATCAACATAAGCAGCCGTCTTGATCCAATCCCAATCACAACCAAAGCACCCCAGCCACCACCACAGAAGTACCTCATATATTATTGTGACAAATTGACTCGGTGTCTAGGATGGGGTGACCGGCAGCGAGGTATAATGTCTGCCTATGTAATGGCTATGGCTACAAACCGGACATTCGGTATCATAATGACAAAACCATGTCTGCTTACGAAATTCTTTGTTCCTAATCAAGTCAACTGGAATGTGAACATGTCTGACATTCAACATCGCAGTGCACAGTATTTTGATCTCAATAGCAACGACATGTTCACCAAAACACTAAACACGGTAAATCTTGAAGCCCTGTTTCATGCTGACGTCATCTACCTAGTTACCAATCGATGGTATATTAATCCGTTATTAAAAAACTCACGCTACCGACGTAAATTGAAGGATCTCGACAGAATGAGTTGGAGAAAGAGCTTCGCCAAAGTCATGGACCAGATGTTTCGACATAGTAACTATATGAATGATAAAATTGAGAGCACTCTAAAACGATTTATTCCCAACAACACCACAAAGCTAGTGTGTTCTCAAATTCGTCTCGGAACTAATCCCACAATTCCTTTGGATTTCCGTGTCCGTAATAAGTACTCTTCAGTTAGTGTTGTATGGAAGTTTTTACAGAGGTACAGCAATTCTACATACAAGATATTTGTTTCCACAGACTCTCAGACTGTTCGAATGAGCGCAAAGAAACTGTTTGCTAAACAGATTGTGGATGTTGAGGGTGCTATAGTACATGTTGACAGTTATGAACCAGGACAAGATGAGTTTGCTTGCGGTGGCTTTGAGAAAGCCCTGCTTGATCAGCATATTCTTTCTCTTTGTGACATCCTGGTAATTAGTAGAGGTGGGTTTGGTTTTAATGCCATCTATGTACGCAAAAAGAACAGTAGCGTCTATATCTTCCATGATGGTAAAGTCAAGCCACTTGACTGCAACAAAAGTCAGTTGTGTTACTGA